The Maridesulfovibrio hydrothermalis AM13 = DSM 14728 DNA window TCAGTGCGAGACCGGAAGTCCTTAACGCCTTTATGCGCGGTATTTACAGCTGGATGAGCGTTGGACTGCTTGCCACAGCGGCTGTCGCATGGGCAACTCTTTCCACTCCTGCTGTTATGGGACTGGTTCTGTCTCAGAACCCCGAAACCGGAGCTGTCGGACCGACTATGCTTTTCTGGGGAGCACTGATCGCAGAAATCGGACTGGTTTTTTATCTCAGTGCCCGTATTTCAAAACTTTCCGCCAGCGCAGCAACAGGGCTGTTCATGGCTTACAGCGCACTTAACGGATTGACCATATCTGTCATTCTGATTGCCTACACCACAGCATCCATTTTTCAGACCTTCCTTGTTACTGCGGGTATGTTCGGGGCAATGTCTATCTACGGCCTGACCACCAAGCGTGACCTTGTAGGCATGGGCGCATTCATGATGATGGGCCTGTTCGGTATTATCATCGCTTCTGTTGTAAACTTTTTTATGCAGAGTTCTGCTTTGAATTTTGCCATTTCCGTTATCGGCGTATTGGTTTTTGCAGGTCTTACCGCCTACGATTCCCAGAAGCTTAAGGATATGGGCGAAATGATCCCCGCGGATGATGAAACTGCTGTCAGACGCGGAACTATTATGGGCGCACTGACACTCTATCTCGATTTTATCAATATGTTTATCTTCCTGCTCCGCCTCATGGGCAACCGCGAATAATTGAATTAGATTCATAAGTTAATAGGCACGGAAGACCTGAAGGTCTTCCGTGCCTATTTTTTTGATATATCCGCATGGATTTTGGGGAACCAGCAGGCGCTTAGGGGGAACCTTTTTAAAGTTTTAAACGGTTTTTACTTCGTATTTTTGAAGTATTTTATAAATTAATTTGAATCATCTCTTTCTTTTACAAAATAGATAATTAAGAATAAAGCTGACTTGTTTTGATTATTTCGGACACTAATATTTAAGTTCAGACAATGTGTTTTCCCGTCAAAACTATCTGGGAGCTTTACCTTTTTATAAGGAGGAGCTTCCAGAAGGGGAAATTTGTTAATAAAAGAGTTTCAGATCCGCCGGAGCATTTCCATGTCACTGCTGACCACAATGCAGAATATTTTAAGTCCCGTTCTGACTCCCATATCAAAAGGGTACAGTGCGGTTATGAAGCGTCGCGCTGCGGGCTATGAAAACGGTAGACACGAGCGGTTTGAGCCGCTCTGTCCGTGTATTTCGGTTGGAAATATAGGGTCCGGCGGCAGTGGTAAGACCCCTCTTGCAGACTGGCTTTTAAAATGGGCAGAAGCTGAGGGGATGAGAGCTGTGCTGCTTACCCGCGGTTACGGAGCAACTCCTTTGAGTCTGCCTTATCTGGTAAAGGCTGACAGTCCTGTGACTGAGGCTGGAGATGAACCGTTGATGCTCGCTGATGCCAATCCGGCGGCGCGGGTGGTTGTTGATCCTGTGCGAAAGCGTTCCGGTAAGTGGGCGACTGATGAATTCAATCCCGATTTGATGCTGCTTGATGACGGTTTTCAGCATATGGCAGTACGGCGTGATCTTGATTTTGTGCTCATGACTCCAGATGATTTTACGACTGGCTGGAATAAGGTTATTCCTCGCGGTACTTGGCGGGAAAGCAAGGCTGCCTTGGCGCGGGCAGATGTTTTTTTTGTGAAAAGTGCTCCGGCTGACTTTAATTTAATGCGGGAATTAGTAGAACAGAAACTTAGAAAATTCAGAAAGCCTGTTTTTCAGTTTGAACTCAAAGCGATGGGGTTAAAATTGCTCGGCGGTAGCAAGCGACTGGAATTCGGCAGTGACGAGTATTTGCTCTTTGCCGGAATCGGCAGTCCTGCACTGCTTTTAAATGACGCATGTATTTATATGGGAAGAAAGCCTGCCGGATTTATGGAATTTAAAGACCATCACGCTTATTCAGCACAAGATGTGGAGCATATTCGCAACAGAGCATCTGCCGTTAAGGCTAAAAAAATCATATGTACCCCGAAAGATGCCGTTAAGCTTAATGCACTTGGCTGTGATGATTTTTATGTGATAGATTTGGAGCTTGTTTTTACAGAATCTATTTTTTTTGAAGAAAATGATTTAAAATTTTTTAGGGCAGGTAATTCAGGCCGGTGCGGATTTGATAAGTGGTGGACCAAGGAAATTTTAGAGGAAGCGTTTGGAAAAAAGTCTGATTTAATTAACTGTGTAAATAAATAATCTATCCATAACCATCAGACTTAAATAAGTTATGTAGAATTTATCCCGTCAGGGAGTCCAGAGGAGCTTAGACTTTCTGGTTCCCCGAAAAGGGTTGCCGTAGGTTTTTAAAAATTCCTCTGCGGCAGAATTATTAATAAAAGCGCGGAAGCGCAATCAAATATCAGGAATATAGAAGTGGGAAAAAAAAGAAGATCAAAGAATCCCGGAATGATTAAGCCGTATGAGGCTATGAATATATTTAAAGCAAGTAAAAAACCTTTGTCTGCCGGAGAGCTTGAAAAACGTCTGGGACTTACTAAAAGACACCGCAAGTTTGTTAAAGATATTTTAAAAGGACTGATAAAAACTGGTAAAATTATCAAAATAGGCAGCACTTACGGTGTTGTGGAAAAGATGAATATGGTTACCGGAAAGCTTCAGGTGCAGCGTTCCGGCGTAGCTTTTGTGCTGCCTGAAGAGAAGGGGCGCAAGGATATTTTTGTTCATCCTAAAAATATGCGTGATGCATGGCATGGCGACAGGGTCACGGTCGCAATTACTGGCGAACATTGGGGCGGTAAAAGAGAAGAGGGGCGCGTCGTTCGCGTTCTGGAGCGTGGCAAGCAGGTTTTTCCGGTACGTGTTGTCCGGCCTATGGGTGGTACTGCGCTATTGTGTAATCCGACTGATTCTCGGCTCGATTTCGGTATTGTGGTTGAACCTGATAAGCATGTGCCGGATGAGCCGCTTCTGGATGACGATGGTAATGAAATTTTTCCGGTCAAAGGTGCAGCGAGTCAACCTCCGGTCGATTTTTCAAAGGTTTCCAGAGGAGATATTCTGCTGGTTGCACCCGGTGAGCAGCTTAATCCCACGCTTTGGGAAGGGCGGGTATTGAAATTTCTCGGTCAGGAAGATGATGTTCTGGTGCAGGAAGCAATTGTTAAGGCAAATCACGGCGTTCCATCTGAATTTCCGGCAAAAGTGCTGGCGCAGGCTGATGCGTTACCGGATGAACCGGGAGAGGAAGATTTTGCAGACCGCGAGGATATGCGCGACATTGCTTTTGTCACCATTGACGGGGCTACTGCTAAGGATTTTGATGACGCCGTGCATGTGGAGGAAATCAAAGGCGGTTATCGCCTGCGGGTGGCAATAGCAGATGTAAGCCATTATGTTGCAATGGAATCTCCTATGGACCGTGAGGCCCTGAAGCGCGGGAATTCATACTATTTTCCGAAGTCTGTGGAGCCTATGTTTCCTGAAGCACTCAGTAACGGTCTTTGCAGCCTTAATCCAAACGTGGACCGGCTGGCAATGACTGCAACTATTGATTTTAATAAAGCCGGCGAGCCGCAATCTTCATCGTTCACCGCAGCGGTAATTAAGAGTCACGCGCGTCTTACTTATGATGATGTTTATGAGGCTGTTATTGAGGGGAACGAAGAGGAGCGGGCAAAAATAGCCGATGTTGTTCCTATGCTTGAAGTTGCTGAGAAGCTGGCCCGTAAAATCAATGCCCGCCGCAAAGGGCGCGGCAGTCTTGAATTTGATTTGCCGGAGCCGGAAATCCTTTTTAATCTACAGGGCAGAACTGTTGATATCAAGCCTCGCTGCCGCAACTTTGCTCACCAGATAATCGAAGAGTTCATGATCGCAGCAAACGAAGCCGTTGCAGAATTTCTGACTGAAAAAGAGATAGGCTGTCTGTACCGTGTCCATCCCGGACCTGATTCGGAGAAGCTTACCAACTTATTTAAAGTTCTTAAAAAAATGGGCATCAGTCAGCAGATTCCTGATCCGGTGACGCCGCAAGCCTTGCAGCAGGTTTTGCAAGGTTCTGTCGGTTCAGATCAGGAATTTCTGATCAGCAGACTTATGATACGCTCTATGAAACAGGCGAAGTATGAGCCTGTTAACGAAGGTCATTTCGGGTTGGCATCTGATTGCTACAGCCATTTCACCTCGCCCATCAGGCGTTACGCAGACCTTGTTGTACACAGGCTTTTAAAAGTCGCACTCGGTGATACTCATCAGGCTATCCCGGGGCAAAAGCAACTGGTTAGAATCGGTTCTGATTTGAGTGGCCGTGAACGTGTTGCTATGGAAGCAGAGCGTGAGATATTAAAACGGCTGACTCTGATATTTCTTAAAGATAAGGTTGGCGAAAACTTCACCGGAATTATTTCCTCTATGTCCGATTTCGGGTTCTGGGTGGAATTTCAAGAAGTAATGGCCGAAGGCATGCTCAGGTTATCCAGACTGGATGATGATTATTACACATTCTGGTCGGATCGACAGCTTATTGTGGGCGAACGTACCGGAAAAGCTTTTCGTATGGGGCAGAAAATTGTGGTCAGGCTTGAAGCCGTAAGCCTTGAAATGCTGCAGGCGGATCTGTCTTTGGTGGAAGGTGGAGAGGATTATAAAAAATTTGTTTAGGACACAGCTATTTGCTCGACGCGTCTTGCAATTTTGCAGAACAGCGTGAGTTCGCATACTTTTTCATCTATTTCACACTGATAAATGTCGTCACATTCCGCAATGGCGTTGAGTGACTCATAAACTTTTACCAATGATTCCGGCGAAACGCTTCCGCATAGCTCACGTATTAATTGTTTGAGTTCTGCGGGAGCATCGTTTTGCAAAGTCAGCACCATTCCTGCGTCCCCGAAATCAAAATCAAAGTGTTCTGCGTAGTCGGCAGCCAGATTTTTAACAGCCAAGTCATTACTCATCAAACTCTCCAGAGTGCATATCTCTTAACTATTCACGGACATTACTACAAACATAGTTTTTTTAAAAGCTTTCTCTGTTTACAAAATGGTTGCAGTAATGTTTTGTCTGAGTTAACTCTAACTGAACGTTGCTGTTAAATTGTTATTAATATGGGGAAGCAATGCAAAGTAAAGATTTTGATTCGTTTTTTGAGAGACTCCGGAAACATACTGATATTTCAACTCAGGCCCAGCTGGCCCGTGAACTGGGTGTCGGACGCGCGGCAGTCTCGCTTGTAAAAAAGAAAGGAGCGATTCCTCCGCGCTGGATTCTCGAACTTTCGGTGCGTTACAACCTCGATTCAAACTGGCTTGAATCCGGTGTAGGCGCGGCCCGTCCTGAAGACAGCGCAGAAGAGTTTGCAGGAGAATTTTCAAGAATTCCAAAGGTCGCGGCGCGTTTGTCAGCCGGAGGCGGGTCTTTTGAGACGGGCGGTGAAGTAGAAGGTTACTTTGCTTTCCGTACGGACTGGATCAGCAGCAAAGGAAACCCTTCTGATATGGTGCTGATGGAAGTTTACGGAAACAGTATGGAGCCGGAACTTAAGGAAGGGGATATAGTCCTGCTTGACCAGTCGAAGCACAATATCCTTGCCGGAGGAATCTATGCCATCGGCGTTGAGGATACTGTGATGGTAAAAAGAGTTGAAAAGCGGCCCGGACAGGTGGTTTTGCATAGCGATAATACAGATTATTCACCTATTTTTCTTGGCGGGGACGAGCTTGAAAATGTGAGGGTGCTTGGCAGGGTGGTCTGGGTTTCCCGTGAGTACCATTAGTCTGGACAGGCTGTTCTAAGCTTGGTTTGTGTGTTTATTCATATTTAATATTTCTAAGCTATGCTTACTTCCGCTGCCTGAAAGTTAACAAATCAAAGCCTCCTTTTTTTGGAGGCTTTTTTCTTTACTAATTAAGTCCTTAGGGTAAGCTTTGTATAGTGTGTAAACTTTTTGTGTATAAAGTGTTTATTTGAACTTGACATAGATGTTGTGTTGTGGTTGATTGGACTCGTCACATGGCAAGGGTTTGGCGGGAGGATGAATACCTTTTCGTTTCAGATTTAGCTTAACGAGCAGGAGGACAGTCATGCAGGAAAGATTTTGCAAGTGTGGAAATCAGGTCATGGTTCAATACCACAATAAAAAGTCTGAGTGTTGGTTTACCCGTTTCTGGGCTATTGGTTCCACTTTCGGTAAAACCATCAGGGTTTGTCCTGAATGCGGATGTCCTCTTGACATAAACAGCCTTAAATAATTTAGAGACTTGCGCATATTTTGTGCGGGCAATCAGTAGGGAGCTATTTTGCCGCTGTCTGGCATTTGTAACAGCTTAGCCTGCGTCTGTTTGAATCTATTCGATTTGCAGCTCTGGTTTAGTTTACCGTTTTTATAATATTTTTAAAATTTCTGTCCGGCGTACTCCCCTGTTGCCGGATTTGAAAATGATCATCTAATCTATCACACTTGATCCATCTCTCCCCCACCTATGGCAAAACCGCCCGCTCGGGCGGTTTGTCATTTCTGGTGTATGTGAAAATATTACCCTCTGTAATTTTAATGTGCAGTTTAGAGTGCTCACAGTTTAATCTGAGGTGGCGTATATTCTGGGCAAAACATACTTTTCATTCTGGACCCGTGGCGCAGAGGCTGTTAAATATCCGCTTGGTATTTGATGAAATAAACTTGATTACAGCTATATAACTCAGAAATTGTCTGGAGGTCGTGATGGGAGATTGGATTGTAGATTTTCAAGGGCGTAATCATTCTACAGCCATCAAGCTTAATTTTCTCTACCGGTATGAAAATATATTTATCATGGATAATCATCGCGCTGCCTTGTGGTGCTGGCTGGAATGTCTGGAAAAGGAAAATAATCTGAATCTTTTTCATGTGGACAGGCATTATGACGCTCTTTTTTCACCGCAGGATTATGAGCATTTTCCTCATGATCACTTTGAAAATATCAGCATTAGTGAATATCTGGCTTGCGGCTACGACAATGAATTTTTTGCAGTGACTCCGCTTTTTCGCTGGGATAATTACCTTGGCCTGTTTGTTGAAAAGTATCGCAGTAAAATAGACTCCTGGTCTTTTGCCACTCATGGAAAAGGAGCTGCGCCACACGCGGTCAGTTACACTGCTTATGAGCCTTGGGAGTTTCCGGTTGCGATCGGCGAGCTTTCAGGTAATTGGATTTTTAATTTAGATCTTGATTATTATTTCGGGCGCATGGGGAGCGGGCAGATGGGGCGGCTCTTTACTGATGAATACATCAGAGACTGGGGAAGCTCCCTGCGCAAGTCGCTTGATGATGGAGTCATCAAAGTGCTGACCATTAGCATGAGTCCTGAATGCACTGGCGGCTGGGATGGTGCCGAGCGGGCTTTATCCGTTCTGACCGGAGGACTTGGAATTGAGTTTACGCTTCCCGGATAACGTCCGGTGAATGTTACGGATTAAGATGTGCTACGTCTAAAAGCCTGAACTTGATTTTTGCCATAGTGCCGTCCTTTTCCATATTTTTTAAAACTCGGTTGAAATCTTTGGCCTGCATGGCCCCTTTGGGCGTGCGTTGAAAAGCTATGACAGCCGGCTCCTTGAAAAGAGGGTGCTTCAAGTTATAGCTTAGTTGCAGGTGCATTTTTTGAATTACTTTGATGGTAATATCGGGATCACCGATAAAGCAGTCAATGCGTCCCAGCAGCAGTTTATTAAGACTTGCCGGAAAGCTGTCTGCCCAGTCCACTTTGATTAAGGGGTTTTCGGTTATACTTTTGGGGTATGAATAACCTCTGGTCAGGCCTATTATCAGTCCTTTGAGTTCTGAGATGTTTGCGGGCGGTGTTTTACTCTTTACAGTGAATGCAAAAGCAGTCTTGTGGTGGATGGGAATTGTCTTGTATGCATTCTTGCTGTCAGGGATATCAAGTGATGGAAAAATCCCTTCAACTTTTTGGTTATAAAAAGATTTTAAAGCCCGTTTGGGTGGGTATATTTTGATATGTGGAACAACATTCAGTCTTTTGCATGCGGTCTGAATTATTTCACTTAGAATACCTTCAGATTCATTTTCAACAAGCATGGGTATTTTATAACTGGCAAACGTGATGACCTTTCCGGCATTGCTTTCGTTTGCAGAAAAAAGTGTAGTCAGCAACAAAAATGGAGCTACGAAGATGATGATTTTCAGTGATCTCATGGCAAACTCATCAGGTTGTTTTTTTTGAAGTTATCATGCTGATGAGTTTGCAGCAAGTTGTGGAATAAAAATTAATACATTTAATCTCTGTTCCAGACTTTGAATTTATGATTTGCAAAAAATTCAGAGTAGAGTTTTTCGGCTTTTTCTTTGAATTTATCATCATGCATAATCAGGACACTCAAAGCTTCGTATTTGAAATAAGCGACCACATCATCCCAGTCGATTTCGTTCTCATCACTTTTAAATCTGAACCCGTCCAGCCCCGGTTCAACGAGTTTCTGGGTCATAGGATCGTCAACACCAGCGTTCTGGAAAAATTCACAAATTTCACTTTTTACTTCTTCGGGCCAATCTGTTTCTCCTAATGGTATGAGATCCTGAAATTTATTATCCTGCCCTTTTTTAAGAATATACATATATAATGTCTCCGGTTTGGTGATGTCTGAATCGCTTTTTTTATTATGGAATAAAAGAAATCCATTTTCAAGAATAACTGTGGCCTTCTGGCTGTTTAACCCATTTTACTCTGGACTGAATTCGTAAATCAGTTCTGCTTATCTTTATATCAAAAGAATGTCTTTCCATTAATTGTAACCATCCTGTAAAGACGCAGGCTTCCATGATGTGTACTTCATCTTCATAACACCTCTTCATCCTCTGGATGGAAATGTACCAGCCTTTCCCGGCTGTCCCCCGGTCCTCCCCTTATCAGGATCGGGGGAATCTATTATCAATTCTTCCCGTCAATCTATTCTTATGAATCTTCCAATTATCTGTCCAGTGGCAGTGTCACGCAGTTCATCGTCAAATTCAGTTTTAAGAAATGTCAAGGCTGAATAGTCGCCAGAAAAGACCAGTGTCCGGATCTGAGAATTTCCACCGTTTCCGCCATAGTCAATAATATCTGTAATATATAAGGTAGAGCCCGATACCGTCACTGTCCTTTGCACATCATATTCATCAAGCTTCCAGCTATGTTCAAGGTAATCTCCTGCATCGGGAATGAGGTAATAGTCGTAGTGACTGTTCCCCTGAGTTCCGTTTGTTGATATTGTCAGCGTTGCTTTAGTGCGGACCATTTTATTTTTATAATGAATTGTTACCAGTCCGCTGAATTTTCCGGCAAAGCGGGAATTGTCTGGTGTAACTTTTTGCCTTGCGACTTGCTTTATAGCTGCATTTTGGTGAGGGAGTTGTGGTGCTGGTCTTTTTTGAGGGGGAACTCCTGTTTCGTATCTGGGACGCTTGAGGTTCTGTAAACTAGGTAAATTTTCAGCAGGGA harbors:
- a CDS encoding Bax inhibitor-1/YccA family protein, whose protein sequence is MSRFGTAGSVSARPEVLNAFMRGIYSWMSVGLLATAAVAWATLSTPAVMGLVLSQNPETGAVGPTMLFWGALIAEIGLVFYLSARISKLSASAATGLFMAYSALNGLTISVILIAYTTASIFQTFLVTAGMFGAMSIYGLTTKRDLVGMGAFMMMGLFGIIIASVVNFFMQSSALNFAISVIGVLVFAGLTAYDSQKLKDMGEMIPADDETAVRRGTIMGALTLYLDFINMFIFLLRLMGNRE
- the lpxK gene encoding tetraacyldisaccharide 4'-kinase, with translation MSLLTTMQNILSPVLTPISKGYSAVMKRRAAGYENGRHERFEPLCPCISVGNIGSGGSGKTPLADWLLKWAEAEGMRAVLLTRGYGATPLSLPYLVKADSPVTEAGDEPLMLADANPAARVVVDPVRKRSGKWATDEFNPDLMLLDDGFQHMAVRRDLDFVLMTPDDFTTGWNKVIPRGTWRESKAALARADVFFVKSAPADFNLMRELVEQKLRKFRKPVFQFELKAMGLKLLGGSKRLEFGSDEYLLFAGIGSPALLLNDACIYMGRKPAGFMEFKDHHAYSAQDVEHIRNRASAVKAKKIICTPKDAVKLNALGCDDFYVIDLELVFTESIFFEENDLKFFRAGNSGRCGFDKWWTKEILEEAFGKKSDLINCVNK
- the rnr gene encoding ribonuclease R; this encodes MGKKRRSKNPGMIKPYEAMNIFKASKKPLSAGELEKRLGLTKRHRKFVKDILKGLIKTGKIIKIGSTYGVVEKMNMVTGKLQVQRSGVAFVLPEEKGRKDIFVHPKNMRDAWHGDRVTVAITGEHWGGKREEGRVVRVLERGKQVFPVRVVRPMGGTALLCNPTDSRLDFGIVVEPDKHVPDEPLLDDDGNEIFPVKGAASQPPVDFSKVSRGDILLVAPGEQLNPTLWEGRVLKFLGQEDDVLVQEAIVKANHGVPSEFPAKVLAQADALPDEPGEEDFADREDMRDIAFVTIDGATAKDFDDAVHVEEIKGGYRLRVAIADVSHYVAMESPMDREALKRGNSYYFPKSVEPMFPEALSNGLCSLNPNVDRLAMTATIDFNKAGEPQSSSFTAAVIKSHARLTYDDVYEAVIEGNEEERAKIADVVPMLEVAEKLARKINARRKGRGSLEFDLPEPEILFNLQGRTVDIKPRCRNFAHQIIEEFMIAANEAVAEFLTEKEIGCLYRVHPGPDSEKLTNLFKVLKKMGISQQIPDPVTPQALQQVLQGSVGSDQEFLISRLMIRSMKQAKYEPVNEGHFGLASDCYSHFTSPIRRYADLVVHRLLKVALGDTHQAIPGQKQLVRIGSDLSGRERVAMEAEREILKRLTLIFLKDKVGENFTGIISSMSDFGFWVEFQEVMAEGMLRLSRLDDDYYTFWSDRQLIVGERTGKAFRMGQKIVVRLEAVSLEMLQADLSLVEGGEDYKKFV
- a CDS encoding LexA family transcriptional regulator, with translation MQSKDFDSFFERLRKHTDISTQAQLARELGVGRAAVSLVKKKGAIPPRWILELSVRYNLDSNWLESGVGAARPEDSAEEFAGEFSRIPKVAARLSAGGGSFETGGEVEGYFAFRTDWISSKGNPSDMVLMEVYGNSMEPELKEGDIVLLDQSKHNILAGGIYAIGVEDTVMVKRVEKRPGQVVLHSDNTDYSPIFLGGDELENVRVLGRVVWVSREYH
- a CDS encoding UPF0489 family protein; translated protein: MGDWIVDFQGRNHSTAIKLNFLYRYENIFIMDNHRAALWCWLECLEKENNLNLFHVDRHYDALFSPQDYEHFPHDHFENISISEYLACGYDNEFFAVTPLFRWDNYLGLFVEKYRSKIDSWSFATHGKGAAPHAVSYTAYEPWEFPVAIGELSGNWIFNLDLDYYFGRMGSGQMGRLFTDEYIRDWGSSLRKSLDDGVIKVLTISMSPECTGGWDGAERALSVLTGGLGIEFTLPG
- a CDS encoding substrate-binding periplasmic protein; translated protein: MRSLKIIIFVAPFLLLTTLFSANESNAGKVITFASYKIPMLVENESEGILSEIIQTACKRLNVVPHIKIYPPKRALKSFYNQKVEGIFPSLDIPDSKNAYKTIPIHHKTAFAFTVKSKTPPANISELKGLIIGLTRGYSYPKSITENPLIKVDWADSFPASLNKLLLGRIDCFIGDPDITIKVIQKMHLQLSYNLKHPLFKEPAVIAFQRTPKGAMQAKDFNRVLKNMEKDGTMAKIKFRLLDVAHLNP